GGTCGAGTGCGCCGTGCTGGTAGAAGCGGAAGTCCTCGATCGCGACGATCGCCTCGACCATGGTCCGCGAGATCTGGCGCAGCGGGACGTTGACCCGGTTCTGGTCGTAGAGCGTCGCGATCGTCTTGCCCTCGGCGTCCTGCACCTCGGTACGCTGCGGGAGCTGCTCGGTCTCGAGCTCCTGGGGCAGGTCGTCGACCGACTCGGAGACGTTGCGCGCGGAGAAGCCGAGCACGCCGGCGAACGGGATCGCCAGGCCGGAGACGACGACGCCGAGCACGACTGCGACGAGCAGCATCACGCCGAGGTGGGATGCGACCTTCCCGGGGGGCAGGCCGTCGAACCGGGTGCGAGACATGCGGTCAGGGTACGGGACCCTGCCCCACGGCCCCGACTCGTCGGGGGTCGGGCACCGGCTCCCTGCCTAGTCCTATGTGACTAGGCAGGTTGGGCCCGATGAGTGATATCCAGTTTGGCGATCCTCCTTTACTTTGGAGCGGTCGAGGAGACCGAGCGCTGTGGGGGCGACGGCTCTTCGGATGTGGGAAGTACAGGGGACAACACATGTGGGTTGAGGATTGGGCGCCGCGCGCCGCCTGCCGGGACCAGCAGCCGGACCAGCTGTTCGTCCGTGGCGCTGAGCAGAACAAGGCGAAGCAGGTCTGCACCAGCTGCGCCGTACGCACCGAGTGCCTCGCCGAGGCGCTCGACAACCAGATCGAGTGGGGTGTCTGGGGCGGCATGACCGAGCGGGAGCGTCGTGCTCTCCTCCGTCGTCGTCCGGCTGCCTCGTGGCGCAAGGTCCTCGAGGACGCGCGCGACGAGCAGACCATCCCCGCCGTCTGACGGGAGACAACCGCCTTCTCCGGCGCTGCTGGCCTCGGTCAGTGGCGTCGGGCGAGGAGGTTGCCGACCCGGCGCAGGCCGTCGAGGTCGTGCACGTCACCGGCGAGCGCCGGTACGACGGCCGTCGCCACCTGGGGGTGCGCGGTCGCGAACCGCTCCCGCAGCGTGCGCTCGCGCTCGACCATGCGCACCCGGTCGGCGTGCAGCCGGAGCAGCCCGGCGGTCAGCGAGCCGTCGCCGGTACGCCGCAGCCGCTCGGCCGCGGTCATCGCCTCGTCGGCCGACAGCTCGCCGCCCGGGTCCGGGCTGGCGCGGTTGACGACCAGGCCGGCCAGCGGCATCTCGTCCTCGCTGAGCCGCTCGACGAAGTACTCCGCCTCGCGCAGCGCGTCCGCCTCGGGCGCGGCGACCACGAGGAACGCCGTGCCGTCGGCCTTGAGCAGCGAGTAGGTCTGCTGCGCGCGCTGCCGGAACCCGCCGAAGACGGTGTCGAGCGCGGTGACGAAGGTCTGCAGGTCCTTGAGGAACTGCGCCCCCAGGATCTTGGTCAGCGCGTTGGTGATCAGGCCGATCCCGGCCGTCATCAGCTTGGCCGGCCCCTTCGCGGGCATCAGCAGCAGCCGCACGAACCGGCCGTCCAGGAAGCTGGAGAGGCGCTCGGGTGCGTCGAGGAAGTCGAGTGCCGAGCGCGACGGCGGGGTGTCGACGACGATCAGGTCGTAGGTCCCGGAGTCCTGGGCATCGCGGTGGATCTGGCCGAGCTTCTCCATGGCCATGTATTCCTGCGTGCCCGCGAACGAGCTCGACAGCGCGATGTAGAACGGATTGGCCAGGATCTGCCTGGCCTTCTCCGGGCTGGCCTGGGAGAGCACCACCTCGTCGAAGGTGCGCTTCATGTCGAGCATCATCGCGTCGAGGTGGCCGCTGCCCTGCACGCCGGTGACCGGTCGCGGGGTGTTGTCGAGCTCCTCGATCCCCATCGACTGCGCGAGCCGGCGGGCCGGGTCGATGGTGAGCACGACGACCTTCCGGCCGCGCTCGGCGGCGCGCAGCGCGAGCGCCGCGCTGGTCGTGGTCTTGCCGACGCCACCGGAGCCGCAGCACACGATGATCCCGGTCCGGGGGTCGTCGAGCAGGGCGTCGACGTCGAGCGGGTCGGCGTGGTGGCCGGGGCCGGTGGCGGGACCGACACGGGAGGGACGGTGGGCGCTGCTGCGGGCCATGATCGCTATGCCATCCCTTGCGCTCGGAGGAGGCCGGCGAGCTCGTAGAGCCCGCCGAGGTCGATGCCGCCCGCCATCCGCGGCAGCTCGTACGACGGCACGTCGAGCCCGGCGACCAGCTCGCGCTGCGAGTCCTCGAGCGCCCGGCGCTCGGCGTGGTCGGCGGCCTCCGCGAGCAGGCCGTCGACGAGGGCGGGGCTGACGGTGATGCCGCCGGCGGCGAGGTCGGCCTCGATCCGGTCGCGGTCGAGGGTGCCGGCGCGGGCGGCCGCGAGGTCGTCGGCGTCGAGGTCGCGGGGCCGGACCTGGTTGACGATCACGCCGCCCACGGGCAGCTTCGCCGTCCGCAGCTCGGCGATGCCGTCGGCGGTCTCCTGCACCGGCATCTCCTCGAGCACGGTGACCAGGTGCACGGCGGTGCGCGGGGAGCGGAACAGGGTCATCATCGTGTCGGACTGGGCCTTGATCGGTCCGACCTTCGCCAGGCCGGCGAGCTCGTTGCTGACGTTGAGGAACTGCGTGATCCGGCCGGTCGGCGGCGCGTCGAGCACGACGGCGTCGTACTCGATGGCGGACTTGTTGCGGCTGTTGCGCTGCACGGCCTCGTAGACCTTGCCGGTCAGCAGCACGTCGCGCACGCCGGGCGCGATGGTCGTGGCGAACTCGATGACGCCGAAGCGGTCGAGGGCCTTGCCGGCCCGGCCGAGCCGGTAGTACATCGAGAGGTACTCCAGGAGCGCGGACTCGGCGTCGATGT
This genomic interval from Nocardioides kongjuensis contains the following:
- a CDS encoding WhiB family transcriptional regulator, which translates into the protein MWVEDWAPRAACRDQQPDQLFVRGAEQNKAKQVCTSCAVRTECLAEALDNQIEWGVWGGMTERERRALLRRRPAASWRKVLEDARDEQTIPAV
- a CDS encoding ArsA-related P-loop ATPase, with product MSDWPKVRLHVVTGKGGTGKSTVASALALALATRGRNVLLCEVEGRQGIARMFDVDPLPYQERRLTTGLPDEDGGRGVVHALHIDAESALLEYLSMYYRLGRAGKALDRFGVIEFATTIAPGVRDVLLTGKVYEAVQRNSRNKSAIEYDAVVLDAPPTGRITQFLNVSNELAGLAKVGPIKAQSDTMMTLFRSPRTAVHLVTVLEEMPVQETADGIAELRTAKLPVGGVIVNQVRPRDLDADDLAAARAGTLDRDRIEADLAAGGITVSPALVDGLLAEAADHAERRALEDSQRELVAGLDVPSYELPRMAGGIDLGGLYELAGLLRAQGMA
- a CDS encoding ArsA family ATPase, producing MARSSAHRPSRVGPATGPGHHADPLDVDALLDDPRTGIIVCCGSGGVGKTTTSAALALRAAERGRKVVVLTIDPARRLAQSMGIEELDNTPRPVTGVQGSGHLDAMMLDMKRTFDEVVLSQASPEKARQILANPFYIALSSSFAGTQEYMAMEKLGQIHRDAQDSGTYDLIVVDTPPSRSALDFLDAPERLSSFLDGRFVRLLLMPAKGPAKLMTAGIGLITNALTKILGAQFLKDLQTFVTALDTVFGGFRQRAQQTYSLLKADGTAFLVVAAPEADALREAEYFVERLSEDEMPLAGLVVNRASPDPGGELSADEAMTAAERLRRTGDGSLTAGLLRLHADRVRMVERERTLRERFATAHPQVATAVVPALAGDVHDLDGLRRVGNLLARRH